In the Glycine max cultivar Williams 82 chromosome 6, Glycine_max_v4.0, whole genome shotgun sequence genome, CCAATAACTTATGATATTCAAgtcttgttttttgttgttgcacACCCAAACCAAACGCGTGAATGTTATAGGGATGGGAATGTTCCAGGCGGGGAAAGTTAGGCCAAATAGTGGAAAATTCATCGTGCATGAATGTGTAAATAAGGGCATAACTGTAAATCCCAGATTTTTGTGTGGATTTCACTTCAAGTGGGAAAGACAATCATGTGGGTCTTAGGAAAGGAAAATGCATCTTCTCACCCCTTTTTTCAGCTACAAACAAGTACGGCAAATTGTTTATTTGTAGTCTTTCTCTATTGCACCCCCTCCCCATTTTACTTCAAGCAAACGAATGTTTAATACatcaaaattctttattttctatggCGAGAACATTGAGATCGTTGTTTAAACTTTACAGAATCAGTCAATTTGGTTTTTCAAACAATCCTTTCTAATTTCATTTTCCTCCATCCTATTTTACTTCAAACAAAGGACTTAATACATGAAAACACTGTATTTTTAAGGTGAGAACACTTGAGATCATTGTTTAAAGAATATCAGTCCCTCaggtttttaaaacattaagtcATAAGCCCAAATTTCTTTTCCAATCCTTCATCTTtagttcttccctccttgaacaCTAGATACCAGCGTTAatccatgttcaattatttccttaaggaatgttttttctttcacttaaaatttataatattcttttataattctttttatctctctttttattacaccattgattttatctttgtttttttaatttccttgttATAGAAAAAAATCAGGGGGATTAACATTATCCTTTTTTTAAGTCCAATCCTACTGCACAAGGTTCCGTCAGCTTTTAGTTCTATTGAGCTCCAACTTAACTTGATTACATCATGATAATCAATCATTATTGCTCATGTTGAATAGACTTGTTTCAACTTTTTAAGAATATAAAGCCAGCTTTTAGTTTAAATCATGATTATGattaatgcaaatttttatactaataCATCATAAAAAGAGTTCATTTTACAGTCCAGTCGCGGTAAAACAGGCATATGAATAATAACTGTTTCATGGTCAACCTCTAGTGTATGTTTCAGAAATAAACTTGACAAGTTGGACAGACACCACACTTTAATCCAAAACTTTAAGATTCAGATTTATGAGTTTTTTCCTCACTTATATGATACTTAACTTTTTCACTTTTGTTTAATGTAGAACTtgacctcacacttgtaacccaacaCTGTTCTGTAATTTCCATTGGTTGTTTCACTTTCACAGCAGCCATTTATGCAGGCTTTGCTAGCAGAcctaatatttataatagagATACTTACTGGAACagcaacataaaataaattacactgAACATCTTGCAGGCCTAATAATCTAAACCTAGGCCATGTCAACATTATCTTTTGAATCATCTTGCTCGTTTTCCACCGTTTTATATCTATACCAAGAAGCACAAACCAAGTAAAATCCAAAGTTTACAACACTTAACACAGACAACAACCAGTAGAAGTAGTTGAGGTTGTCTCTATTCAAGTTGTTATTAGCCAGCCACCCTCCACTCACTTTGTTAACCACCTCAACGACCACCGTGCTCGTGAAGTAACCGAATGCGACGGAACACCACGAGATTGCAGTGCCAAGTGACTTCATTCCAGCTGAACTTTCTGCATAGAAAAACTCCAAAAGCCCTATCAGGGTAAACATGTCTGCAGCTCCAAAAATAGCATATTGGAAACCCAGCCAGAACACACTTATTGGCAAAGGCTCTCTGCTATCCACCATGTTGTGCTTTATGGCCACGGACTTGCGGTGTGTTTCCACAAAACCAGCCACTGCCATGGAAACAGCAGACAGAACCAAACCAATtccaatcctctgaaggtgtcGAATTCCGGTGGGAATCCCCGTGATTCTTCGAGCCAGCGGGACGAAAACACGGTCGTATAAAGGGATTAGGACAAACATGAACATCAAAGGGATGACTGGGACAGAGGGTCCTGGCACTTTAAACCCCCCTAGGTTGGTGTTCATGGTGGTGCTTTGTTGTATAGTGAAAGTCTGAAGTTGAGCTAAACACGTGTTCATAAATATGGTGCTGACTATTATTGGTAGCATGCGGATTAGGATTTTTGTTTCTTCCACTTGTGTCACTGTGCAAAGTCTCCAGGGTCCTGAGTTTGTTGCTGCACCTGTGCTGCTTCTAGCAATTGCTGCCCGGTCAAAGAATCTGGGAAACCATTGTTCCAAGAAAACCAAATGAGGAACTGATAAAACAGTGATTCTAGTCAAATAATACTAGTCTGATGACATTAGAGTAATAAGAGCATTCAAatctctttgttttattttataacctGAATTGATCTGTTCTTTTAAGGATTTCAAAATTGTCCCCTCCTCGCTTTTCATGAATCTCATGTAGTTTGTCTGTATTATCTGGAATCGGAAGTTTTCTGTTTCTAAAGGCTGCCACAAACACCTAATAGTACAACCAAAAAATGAGTCCCACATGTATCAACAAATTTGCTATTGATGTATATGGACATGTTGAAATGATAAACCACCAATTTTGTCACAAGCTGTCACCCTCTCTCCTAAGTGTtgtctaaatttttatttttttgaagtatTGAATATCCATTACATTAATAGTTTAATCTTTTAAGTTAATGTATTTCAGGAAAGTTCTGAGATCAATTTAAAAGGGTTTTTTAATAcgaatatttaacaaaatttctaaTACTTTTACGactacttaaatattttttcttactatAGGAACACTTAAGAAAGAAGATAATATCTGAAAGATGAAATTGGTGGTTTAGTATATTGTAGGGAGTGTAAAAAAGGAATTGATAATACCTGGATGATTCGAATTAGAGGGCTTCCCTTTGGAACATTGTTTCGGTACAATGAGTTGCCCATGCATATGAAGACAATTGCGAATAGAATTGTTAATGTGCATACAATAAAACTCCAATCCCATCCTAGGTTGACACCAATCCAAACAATGAAAGTAACACCAATTATTGCTCCTATGGTAAGGCTGAACAAGAACCAGTTGAAGAAGCTTGACAGTTGAGCTGCCTCCTTGGGATCTTTTTCATCAAATTGATCAGCCCCTAAGGCTGGTAAAGCTGCCTTAATACCACCGGTTCCTAAAGCAACAAGGTATAGGCCAGTATAAAGTATTGCAGCATGGCCACCTGTAGCAGCCTCACATTGACTCATTTGGGTTGGTGCCAGATCTTTGCAGGGGATGGGTCTTAATTGGTGGAAGCGTGCTTGAACTGTGAGGATACCATATCCCTACAATTAGAATTAGTTCTATTATTAGGATTCTATTCCTCcacaagtgatttttttaatcatgaatTGTATCGTATCTAATCATAAGATTCTGATTCAGAGTACAAAATAACATGAAATATGATCTACAGCGTCCAATGTactaattttaaactaaaaagaatCCTATATACAATAAGAGgaacttcaatattattttatatatgttgggAGTAAAATTTTATGGGTAATTTGAAGTTAAAACTCTTAGAACTTTAAGAGCTATATGATTCATACACATTTttcacaatattattatatttttcttcattacATGGTATGCTTGTTTATGAACGTTGAACGAACATACTCAAAAGGAAAAGAGGAGTACATGTTTTATACATATATTGATCAAGCATTccttattttctcatatttttgttctttattcaGAGTCTCTATGccattatatatacttttacgTAACTAGATAAGGAAAGAAAAGTTTCAACTTTCtcttgctttcttttctttccactaaacaacttaaaatattatttcactttttattctttttccctAAGTCAAACATACCCTTATCatgttctatattttatttttctttttgtctctcTATTATtcgaaaatttatataaaataattgtaaaaatacAAATTCTCTTTAACTAAAGACAAGGTACGATGTTGACGTTAATTTAAATACTATTTTTGTTGTAATAAATTAATGTCTTCTGGTGTTAGCATCCTGCACTTCAAATTAAGCTACTGTTTCTTGGAAGATTTTGAGACGTGCCCACCGCCATATTATTGGTTGGTCTTTACCGAAAGAAACATGCCAGTCAAGGAACAAGCTGTGCTTCAATAATTGAGCACTATAGTTATAATTGTTGACTAAAGTTTTCAATAAGAAATAAGTTATGcttattcatttttgttttattatttgtgGTCATTAACATGATTCTTCCATAATGGTCGTtctaatcaaaattcaaaaacactTCAATTCATGATGCTGAAAACAATTCTCTTTTTATCTTCTACCAGAAATGCAATTGTAAGAGAAAATATTAGTTCAACTTACCAGCAATTCCATGCATGCAAACAGAACACAAGTCTTGAACCTAGAAAGATAGGTGTCACTGATTAATCCACCAACCAGTGCTAGTAAAAATGCAGTTCCCAAAAAGTTGGTCAGGGTTGTGGCAGATTTTGTTAAGCTGAAGTTCATGTACCCAAAGAAGTAAGTTACTAGGCTCACAGCATTAGCAACAAAAGCCATGTTCTCTAGTCCTTCCATAGCTGCATGCACAAATTGGAATACTTTCAATTTATTGAAGAAACACAACCAAAACATTTgccacaaataaaattaagggtACAAGTTGTTACCATATACAAAAAGTGCAGCTCTGTTTCCTCCTAGCCTTCTTTGTACCCTTGGTTGGGTACCCATATTTCTGCAGATTCCCTGGTGAGTGATCAAACCAAATTCAATTAACCAAAGCAAGTTCTATCAAAAGGAGAcagaggaatatatatatatatatatatatgacactaAATGCACGAAAGTAAGCCTAAAGATGCTTCAGAAACTGATCTACTCTTTGTGATCGGTTCAATTagaagaacataaaaaatgtcttgcaagaaaaaggaaaggattAATTACCATTGTTAAGTGTCTTCTTTAGGACAGAACGCGCCGCTAGCTTCTATAGGAATTAGTAGTTCATTCGCCATAAATTTATATAGGAACCAATTAAGTTGCAAATTGCAATTGAAGTAAGccataagaaaatcaaatgtcAACTTggcattagaaaaatattttttgtcacgTTTTGTGGGCTAAGTTCCTATTCTCCTCCCCCGCCCAACCCCCATAATGTGGCTGTTTTGAACTTATTAGTTgacataatcatttttttatcacttgAACGAATTAATTAAGTCTTGGTAGGGTTGAATACCACGTTAATTAATGGGATTGATTGGCATCTTTGAACTACTTTGTTCATGAATGTATAATGTACCAAGGCGTATATCCCTGTATTTGACCTTCTTGTGAAACTTCCAGAGCTCCATTCTCATATCTGGCAATGCATTCCAAACTAAATATAGTGCTGTGGCTAGATCATACAAAAGGctaaaagtaatttttgaggttttttatattgttttttataataatttttttttatgaagataaaaaaagtttaCTATTGAATTTTGAGTATATGGGATCTTAAATTTAGACGATTTAAAggctaataatttgtttttgccATGGTTGCTATATTTGAAAGGTTGTTACTTAGTTTGAGCTAGGGACAAAACCATATATGTTTCCTATAGCCAATCGTTCTCTTCATGCAGACGCATAAACTTAAGAAATATCTTTTCTGCAATCAAAACTTCGTCCGAATTAGGCAACTACGCGACGGGTCAATTTggttctttgtttaatttaaagttGGCGTTTTGCTCGTTTGTCCATTATGCGTGCACATTTATATTGCATGGTTCCTGTTTGGATTGTGCTCTTGTCTCTTCTGTTGTTTGATGCTGCTCATGTAACATCCTTTTTGTATATTATATGTAAGTCAGAAAAGAAAACGACCCCCGTATAGAGCCGAATACATACTGTTGTACGAGTATAAATAGGTCCTAAAATTGATAGATTCCTTAAATTTCAAAGGTTAGTTTATACCTAGAAAAACACTTGTTCATTAACAGGATTAGCTCTGCTCAATCTTCTATCCATCGCAACAACACAACGTGAATTTAGATTCAGAAATTTATGGATTTGCTTAATTAGATTAGAAGTTTGGCCTATATCCTTAAAATGAATACAGTCTTCATATAAAAGAGTGAATCAATTTACACTAAGAATTATTTCTCATATTCatcattcattttcttaaaatttattgattataataaattactaattttatcCTTTAGATTCCAATAATAAGAAATAACTATAAAAAGTTACTCTTAAAAtaagttgataaaaaatattatccaatGTCCTTCGAATATtgcttaagaaattaaaaggatatttttttttactaagatgtataaaattatgttgtttatgatttttttacactcttatgatcttcaaaataaatattttatcttcttagttctttaactaatattttttttttacattctccTATATTcaccacaatatttttttaatttcttaacaacCTGTATCTTAAACATTCTTATTAGCAATTAGCAAGACCCGTTTtacattgataaaaatataaaacaatcgGTTTCAATTTACATGTGTCAATAAACTCGTATATAATAGTATCTAGTGTAAGGACGTGGTTGTGATAATTATCATAGTTACAGAATAATATCTCAACTACGCTATTTGCATGTCAATACCAATAGTATTAAATGTGTTAAGGATTGAATCAGCATCACAGCTCAACATATTCCAAATCCAACCAATTTaagccttttgtatttttgcaTGAGTGACTATCAAGTAGAGTTAATTAAGACAAACATTTTAACTTTGTAAGTAAGTTAATTAACTAATCAAAAAGTTGCGCTGCAACTGCTTCCTACCGTTGGCATTAGAATCCAGGAAGTAGCGTGTTTattgtattttgaaataataaaaagtttagttatataatcttttattctataaaatatattatttataataatattttaaataatatatgtgttcttatatattataaaataaaacaagataAAATTTTCAGAGTGGcaaatagaaaataatcattattcttgctattcaaattataaattatatttgacaaatatttttataattattttaaggaaCAAATTTGGCTTTTAATAATACAACTTTCATTtgcttagcaaaaaaaaaaggatgtatttcaagaagagaaaaagtCTCAAAATGTAACATATGGATTTATTAAATAgatcaattaaatattatatttgagaAATTTATAGAGCAATTAACTGTGGAAACTTATTCGTGATATTTATAGAGCaattaaatgttataaataaaaatggatgctgacttaaaaaagaatttttcgaCAAAGTATACTAATGACCCAAACTTgaacagaaaatatatatatatttgagaaaCACGAGATTTTTATGTACTCTAATAAAATATCCTTAACCAACActcaattttacttttatatgtattaaaattaaaattaataataaaatcacgGTAATTTCTACTGTGGACCACTATTGCTAATCGTCGTTAGATGTATtagtaaaaaattcaaatgtaaaCTTGAAAATATAGATGTAAAGGACAAGTTAACATTTACCTGTTTTTGTTAAAAGGTAGATGTTAAATTcccacaaaatttcaaaatttgaaacgCTTGCTCTAAACACTCTCTTCAAATGTCTCGTGAATCACAGCTGCTTATTTGCATCTTTGTCAACATCTAGCTTGAtacttttctatttattttaagtgttgtttaattttttttacccaaactaaagaaatacaataaattttttcgtttctcattaaattaaatagttataaatttttctatttGACTCTCTTTTATTTATGCTCTACAACaaatacatattaattatttttcatcttcaaTTTCATGATTTGACAAAAGTTAGGTGAGAAGTAAGAGtataatagagaaaaaataattaagcaagtgatttgaaaaaaaatattaatgagttAAGatgaaaaatctttttttatcatattttatttatcttctaaTCAAATTCCGAATCAGTCCAACCCATTTCTCCTAATAACCAGGTTTGAATCATtatcactaataaaaaaatctaccaAATCAACAACTAATATTcagctttaaaaaaattgagtaagcCAAGCCTTTCTAAATGTATTACAAAGGACgcagttgatatttttttttatagaatatagTACAAATAAATGTCATCTTAAGttcataacaataataataagaagtTGATGATTTATTTCTACATACAGTACAACTATAACAACGATAATAAcaagtataatttaaataaataagctTATCAAGCaatttatgataatataaataaataagccTATA is a window encoding:
- the LOC100781215 gene encoding protein NRT1/ PTR FAMILY 4.5, which produces MGICRNMGTQPRVQRRLGGNRAALFVYAMEGLENMAFVANAVSLVTYFFGYMNFSLTKSATTLTNFLGTAFLLALVGGLISDTYLSRFKTCVLFACMELLGYGILTVQARFHQLRPIPCKDLAPTQMSQCEAATGGHAAILYTGLYLVALGTGGIKAALPALGADQFDEKDPKEAAQLSSFFNWFLFSLTIGAIIGVTFIVWIGVNLGWDWSFIVCTLTILFAIVFICMGNSLYRNNVPKGSPLIRIIQVFVAAFRNRKLPIPDNTDKLHEIHEKRGGDNFEILKRTDQFRFFDRAAIARSSTGAATNSGPWRLCTVTQVEETKILIRMLPIIVSTIFMNTCLAQLQTFTIQQSTTMNTNLGGFKVPGPSVPVIPLMFMFVLIPLYDRVFVPLARRITGIPTGIRHLQRIGIGLVLSAVSMAVAGFVETHRKSVAIKHNMVDSREPLPISVFWLGFQYAIFGAADMFTLIGLLEFFYAESSAGMKSLGTAISWCSVAFGYFTSTVVVEVVNKVSGGWLANNNLNRDNLNYFYWLLSVLSVVNFGFYLVCASWYRYKTVENEQDDSKDNVDMA